In one Corallococcus silvisoli genomic region, the following are encoded:
- a CDS encoding glutamate synthase subunit beta, which produces MGKPTGFVEWPRVPAPKRDKAERLEDWRELHLPLAPEEAKRQAGRCMDCGVPFCHQGCPLGNLIPDFNDAVYRGQWKEAYQVLSRTNSFPEFTGRLCPAPCEAACVLAIDRDAVTIEQLEKEISERAFAEGWVKARPPARRTGKRVAVVGSGPAGLAAAAQLNAAGHAVTVYEKDARVGGLLRYGIPDFKLEKSVLDRRIALMEAEGIVFRTGEDVAVTPGYRALREQYDGVVLAMGARKARELDVPGRELSGVVQAMEYLEHQNRVVTAGAATDARLDAKGKRIIILGGGDTGSDCLGTALRQDAASVMQVELLPAPPSVRAKENPWPRWPLVFRTSSSQEEGGERAFALLTKRLEGQDGQLKRLHAIQVEVLREPGGVPKLVEVPGSEQVFDVDLLVLAMGFTGPQTDRLEEELGVALSPRGTVRVDAKFATSAPGVYCAGDASRGASLIVWALADGREAARALDTWLAGTASALPTRGQDCAF; this is translated from the coding sequence ATGGGCAAGCCCACGGGTTTCGTCGAGTGGCCGCGCGTCCCCGCACCCAAGCGGGACAAGGCGGAGCGCCTGGAGGACTGGCGCGAGCTGCACCTGCCGCTGGCGCCAGAAGAAGCGAAGCGGCAGGCGGGGCGCTGCATGGACTGTGGCGTCCCCTTCTGTCACCAGGGCTGTCCCCTGGGGAACCTCATCCCGGACTTCAACGACGCGGTGTACCGGGGCCAGTGGAAGGAGGCGTACCAGGTGCTCAGCCGCACCAACTCCTTCCCGGAGTTCACCGGACGGCTGTGCCCCGCGCCGTGCGAGGCCGCGTGCGTGCTGGCCATCGACCGGGACGCGGTGACCATCGAGCAGCTGGAGAAGGAGATTTCAGAGCGCGCCTTCGCGGAGGGGTGGGTGAAGGCCCGGCCTCCGGCGCGGCGCACGGGCAAGCGCGTGGCCGTGGTGGGCTCCGGGCCCGCGGGGCTCGCGGCGGCGGCGCAGCTCAACGCGGCCGGGCACGCCGTGACGGTGTACGAGAAGGACGCCCGAGTGGGGGGCCTGCTGCGCTACGGCATCCCGGACTTCAAGCTGGAGAAGTCGGTGCTGGACCGGAGGATCGCGCTGATGGAGGCGGAGGGCATCGTCTTCCGCACGGGCGAGGACGTGGCCGTGACGCCGGGCTACCGCGCGCTGCGCGAGCAGTACGACGGCGTGGTGCTGGCCATGGGCGCCCGGAAGGCACGGGAGCTGGACGTGCCGGGCCGCGAGCTGTCCGGCGTGGTGCAGGCGATGGAGTACCTGGAGCACCAGAACCGGGTCGTCACCGCGGGCGCGGCGACGGACGCGCGCCTGGACGCGAAGGGCAAGCGGATCATCATCCTGGGCGGCGGCGACACGGGCTCGGACTGCCTGGGCACGGCGCTGCGCCAGGACGCCGCGAGCGTGATGCAGGTGGAGCTGCTGCCCGCGCCGCCGTCGGTGCGCGCGAAGGAGAACCCGTGGCCGCGCTGGCCGCTGGTGTTCCGCACGTCGTCCAGCCAGGAGGAAGGCGGCGAGCGTGCCTTCGCGCTGCTCACCAAGCGGCTGGAGGGCCAGGACGGCCAGCTGAAGCGGCTGCACGCGATCCAGGTGGAGGTGCTGCGCGAGCCGGGCGGCGTGCCGAAGCTGGTGGAGGTGCCGGGGTCCGAGCAGGTGTTCGACGTGGACCTGCTGGTGTTGGCCATGGGCTTCACCGGGCCCCAGACGGACCGCCTGGAGGAGGAGCTGGGCGTGGCGCTGTCACCGCGCGGCACGGTGCGGGTGGACGCGAAGTTCGCCACCTCCGCGCCGGGCGTCTACTGCGCGGGCGACGCGAGCCGGGGCGCGAGCCTCATCGTCTGGGCGCTCGCGGATGGCCGAGAGGCGGCGCGCGCACTGGACACGTGGCTGGCGGGCACCGCGTCTGCGCTGCCCACGCGCGGACAGGACTGCGCGTTCT
- the gltB gene encoding glutamate synthase large subunit, producing the protein MPFTRPPRYGLYEPETEHDACGVGFVAHLRGQRSRGIVEDALELLNRLSHRAAAGRDPETGDGAGILVQLPHRFFNHEAPRLGFELPPRRQYGVAQVFLPPEPEARRACEALFEDVVEEEGQRLLGWRDVPVAPEELGPLAREAAPVIRQLFIARRRVVPSAFERKLYRIRKLVENRVQARGVDPQGRFHVASCSSETLIYKGLLLPRQLPRFYADLRHPEFVSALALVHSRFSTNTFPTWELAQPFRFIAHNGEINTLRGNRNWMTARRGLLQTAKLGGSLEPLWPIIVPGKSDSAQFDNMVELLYLGGRTLPHAMMMMIPEAWEGNKEMGDERRAFYEYSASLLEPWDGPAAIAFTDGQLIGATLDRNGLRPARYLVTEDDRIILASETGVIDVPSSQVRRKGRLTPGRMLLVDTTEGRILEDEEVKREITSRWPYRRWLQRNVFTFEDLPAVPAPARVKGEALWRLQRAFGYTDEDVRTTLVPMAETGKEPTGSMGTDTPLAVLSDQAPTLFNYFHQLFAQVTNPPIDPLREALVMTLATALGPEGNTFEETPEQCHRLSLPGPILTNGQLARLANLRGDTGLFEPRTLSLVYPHAGGAATALEVAVERLCMAAVDAVDAGASILVLSDRGVDAAHAAIPALLAVSAVHQRLVRDGTRMYTGLVLETAEAREVHHFACLFAYGVSAVNPYLALDTLRALADAGELKADADKAQAQYLHGLEEGLLKVMSKMGISTLQSYRGSQLFEAVGLQRSLVEKHFTGTPSRVEGVGLPELGREVSERHARGFGAAADGEEDLLPVGGQFRWRRQGERHKWNPATVAKLQAAVRADDAALFQEYSRLADDETREHSNLRGLLDVVADGCTPVPLEEVEPAMELARRFVTGAMSFGSISAEAHETLAIAMNRLGGRSNSGEGGEESRRYAKEPNGDSRRSAIKQVASARFGVTAEYLVNADELQIKMAQGAKPGEGGQLPGHKVDERIARVRWSTPGVTLISPPPHHDIYSIEDLAQLIYDLQSVNAKARVSVKLVSEVGVGTIAAGVAKAGAGCVVVAGYEGGTGASPLSSLQHAGLPWELGLAETQQVLVHNGLRSRIRVQVDGGLRTARDVLVAALLGAEEFGLATASLVSVGCIMLRKCHLNTCSAGIATQDPALRERYQGTPENVVSFFLLLAEDLRRQMARLGARRLDELVGRVDLLRQRAAVDHWKARKVDLSALLTAPAAPATEPRHCQAPHRKDVADHLDHELLAKAQSVLAGGPPLLLTLPVANTHRAVGAMLSGEIARRHGAQGLPDGKLRVKLKGSAGQSFGAFLAAGVTLELEGDTNDYLGKGLSGGRVIVYPPEGSRFTSEENVLVGNTVLYGATAGEVYLRGLAGERFAVRNSGAQAVVEGVGDHGCEYMTGGVVVVLGQTGRNFAAGMSGGTAYVLDRERTFRERCNLEMVELESLVDESEIWLVHGMIERHLHHTGSALARRVLDNWELMVPQFMKVMPTDYKRVLQARRAARRPPPTAGVQQLHIVGGGS; encoded by the coding sequence ATGCCGTTCACCCGCCCTCCGCGCTACGGGTTGTACGAGCCGGAGACCGAGCACGACGCCTGCGGCGTGGGGTTCGTGGCCCACCTGAGGGGGCAGCGTTCGCGGGGCATCGTGGAGGACGCGCTGGAGCTGCTCAACCGGCTCAGCCACCGCGCCGCCGCGGGGCGAGACCCGGAGACGGGTGACGGCGCCGGCATCCTGGTGCAGTTGCCGCACCGCTTCTTCAACCACGAAGCGCCCCGGCTGGGGTTCGAACTGCCGCCGCGCCGCCAGTACGGCGTGGCGCAGGTGTTCCTGCCGCCGGAGCCCGAGGCGCGCCGCGCGTGCGAGGCGTTGTTCGAGGACGTGGTGGAGGAGGAGGGCCAGCGGCTGCTCGGCTGGCGCGACGTGCCGGTGGCGCCGGAGGAGCTGGGGCCGCTCGCGCGGGAGGCGGCGCCGGTCATCCGGCAGCTCTTCATCGCGCGCCGGCGCGTGGTGCCCAGCGCCTTCGAGCGCAAGCTCTACCGGATCCGCAAGCTGGTGGAGAACCGCGTGCAGGCGCGCGGCGTGGACCCCCAGGGGCGCTTCCACGTGGCCAGCTGTTCGTCGGAGACGCTCATCTACAAGGGGCTGCTGCTGCCCCGGCAGCTGCCGCGCTTCTACGCGGACCTGCGGCACCCGGAGTTCGTCAGCGCGCTGGCGCTGGTGCACTCGCGCTTCTCCACCAACACGTTCCCCACGTGGGAGCTGGCGCAGCCGTTCCGCTTCATCGCGCACAACGGCGAAATCAATACCCTGCGTGGCAACCGCAACTGGATGACGGCCCGGCGCGGGCTGCTGCAGACGGCGAAGCTGGGCGGGAGCCTGGAGCCGCTGTGGCCCATCATCGTCCCGGGCAAGAGCGACTCCGCGCAGTTCGACAACATGGTGGAGCTGCTCTACCTGGGCGGCCGCACCCTGCCCCACGCGATGATGATGATGATCCCCGAGGCGTGGGAGGGGAACAAGGAGATGGGCGACGAGCGCCGCGCCTTCTACGAGTACTCCGCGTCCCTGCTGGAGCCGTGGGACGGCCCCGCCGCCATCGCGTTCACGGACGGGCAGCTGATTGGCGCGACGCTGGACCGCAACGGCCTGCGCCCCGCGCGCTACCTGGTGACGGAGGATGACCGCATCATCCTGGCGTCGGAGACGGGCGTCATCGACGTGCCCTCGTCGCAGGTGCGCCGCAAGGGGCGGCTGACGCCGGGCCGCATGCTGCTGGTGGACACCACCGAGGGGCGCATCCTGGAGGACGAGGAGGTGAAGCGCGAAATCACCTCGCGCTGGCCCTACCGCCGGTGGCTCCAGCGCAACGTCTTCACCTTCGAGGACCTGCCCGCCGTCCCCGCGCCCGCGCGCGTGAAGGGCGAAGCGCTGTGGCGGCTCCAGCGCGCGTTCGGCTACACGGACGAGGACGTGCGCACGACGCTCGTGCCCATGGCGGAGACGGGCAAGGAGCCCACGGGCTCCATGGGCACGGACACGCCGCTGGCGGTGCTGAGCGACCAGGCCCCCACCCTCTTCAACTACTTCCACCAGCTCTTCGCGCAGGTGACCAACCCGCCCATCGACCCGCTGCGCGAAGCGCTGGTGATGACGCTGGCCACGGCGCTGGGCCCGGAGGGCAACACCTTCGAGGAGACGCCCGAGCAGTGCCACCGGCTGTCCCTGCCCGGCCCCATCCTCACCAACGGGCAGCTGGCGCGGCTGGCGAACCTGCGCGGCGACACCGGCCTGTTCGAGCCGCGCACGCTGAGCCTCGTGTACCCGCATGCGGGCGGCGCGGCCACGGCGCTGGAGGTCGCGGTGGAGCGGCTGTGCATGGCGGCGGTGGACGCGGTGGACGCGGGCGCGAGCATCCTGGTGCTGAGCGACCGGGGCGTGGACGCGGCGCACGCGGCCATCCCGGCGCTGCTGGCCGTGTCCGCGGTGCACCAGCGGCTGGTGCGCGACGGCACACGCATGTACACGGGCCTGGTGCTGGAGACGGCGGAGGCGCGAGAGGTGCACCACTTCGCGTGCCTGTTCGCCTACGGCGTGTCCGCGGTGAACCCGTACCTGGCGCTGGACACGCTGCGCGCGCTGGCGGACGCGGGCGAGCTGAAGGCGGACGCGGACAAGGCGCAGGCCCAGTACCTCCACGGACTGGAGGAGGGCCTGCTCAAGGTGATGTCCAAGATGGGCATCAGCACGCTCCAGTCGTACCGGGGCTCGCAGCTGTTCGAGGCGGTGGGGCTCCAGCGCTCGCTCGTGGAGAAGCACTTCACCGGCACGCCGTCGCGCGTGGAGGGCGTGGGCCTTCCGGAGCTGGGGCGCGAGGTGTCCGAGCGGCACGCGCGCGGCTTCGGCGCCGCGGCGGATGGAGAGGAGGACCTGCTCCCGGTGGGCGGGCAGTTCCGCTGGCGCCGCCAGGGCGAGCGGCACAAGTGGAACCCGGCGACGGTGGCGAAGCTCCAGGCGGCGGTGCGCGCGGACGACGCGGCGCTGTTCCAGGAGTACTCGCGGCTGGCGGACGACGAGACGCGCGAGCACAGCAACCTGCGCGGCCTGTTGGACGTGGTGGCGGACGGGTGCACGCCGGTGCCGCTGGAGGAAGTGGAGCCCGCGATGGAGCTGGCGCGCCGCTTCGTCACGGGGGCCATGTCCTTCGGCTCCATCAGCGCGGAGGCGCACGAGACGCTGGCCATCGCGATGAACCGGCTGGGAGGCCGCTCCAACAGCGGCGAGGGCGGCGAGGAGTCGCGCCGGTACGCGAAGGAGCCGAACGGGGACTCGCGCCGCAGCGCCATCAAGCAGGTGGCGAGCGCGCGCTTCGGCGTCACCGCGGAGTACCTGGTCAACGCGGACGAGCTTCAAATCAAGATGGCCCAGGGCGCCAAGCCCGGCGAGGGCGGCCAGCTGCCGGGCCACAAGGTGGATGAGCGGATCGCCCGCGTGCGCTGGAGCACCCCGGGCGTGACGCTCATCTCCCCGCCGCCGCACCACGACATCTACTCCATCGAGGACCTGGCGCAGCTCATCTACGACCTCCAGTCCGTGAACGCGAAGGCGCGCGTGAGCGTGAAGCTGGTGAGCGAGGTGGGCGTGGGCACCATCGCCGCGGGCGTCGCCAAGGCGGGCGCGGGCTGCGTGGTGGTGGCGGGCTACGAGGGCGGCACGGGCGCCTCTCCCCTCTCCAGCCTCCAGCACGCGGGCCTGCCGTGGGAGCTGGGGCTGGCGGAGACGCAGCAGGTGCTGGTGCACAACGGCCTGCGCTCGCGCATCCGCGTGCAGGTGGACGGCGGCCTGCGCACCGCGCGCGACGTGCTGGTGGCGGCGCTGCTGGGCGCGGAGGAGTTCGGGCTCGCCACCGCGAGCCTGGTGTCCGTGGGCTGCATCATGCTGCGCAAGTGCCACCTCAACACCTGCTCGGCGGGCATCGCCACGCAGGACCCGGCGCTGCGCGAGCGCTACCAGGGCACGCCTGAGAACGTGGTGAGCTTCTTCCTGCTGCTGGCGGAGGACCTGCGCCGGCAGATGGCGAGGCTGGGCGCGCGCCGGCTGGATGAGCTGGTGGGCCGGGTGGACCTGCTGCGCCAGCGCGCGGCGGTGGACCACTGGAAGGCGCGCAAGGTGGACCTGTCCGCGCTGCTCACCGCGCCGGCCGCGCCGGCCACCGAGCCGCGCCACTGTCAGGCGCCGCACCGCAAGGACGTGGCGGACCACCTGGACCACGAGCTGCTCGCGAAGGCGCAGTCCGTGCTCGCGGGGGGGCCGCCGCTGCTGCTCACGCTGCCGGTGGCGAACACGCACCGCGCGGTGGGCGCGATGCTGTCCGGAGAGATCGCCCGCCGCCACGGCGCGCAGGGGCTGCCGGACGGGAAGCTGCGGGTGAAGCTGAAGGGCTCCGCGGGCCAGAGCTTCGGCGCGTTCCTCGCGGCGGGCGTGACCCTGGAGCTGGAGGGCGACACCAACGACTACCTGGGCAAGGGCCTGTCCGGGGGACGCGTCATCGTCTATCCGCCGGAGGGCAGCCGCTTCACCTCCGAGGAGAACGTGCTCGTGGGCAACACGGTGCTCTACGGCGCGACGGCCGGCGAGGTGTACCTGCGGGGCCTCGCGGGCGAGCGCTTCGCGGTGCGCAACAGCGGCGCGCAGGCGGTGGTGGAGGGCGTGGGCGACCACGGGTGCGAGTACATGACGGGCGGCGTGGTGGTGGTGCTGGGCCAGACGGGCCGCAACTTCGCGGCCGGCATGAGCGGCGGCACCGCGTACGTGCTGGACCGGGAGCGCACCTTCCGCGAGCGCTGCAACCTGGAGATGGTGGAGCTGGAGTCGCTGGTGGACGAGTCGGAGATCTGGCTCGTGCACGGGATGATTGAACGCCACCTGCACCACACGGGCAGCGCGCTGGCGCGGCGGGTGCTGGACAACTGGGAGCTGATGGTGCCGCAGTTCATGAAGGTGATGCCCACTGATTACAAGCGCGTGCTCCAGGCGCGGCGCGCGGCGCGCAGGCCGCCTCCGACCGCGGGCGTCCAGCAGCTCCACATCGTCGGCGGGGGGAGCTGA
- a CDS encoding biliverdin-producing heme oxygenase has protein sequence MDLLRRLKTETRSHHERTEGAVRLMDAHLTPADYQRQLESFHGFYLPVEALLAGPLSALEPALNLPARWKTPLLEQDLRALGHDAGSLARLPRASPLPSLPGLPEALGCAYVLEGSTLGGQLILRHLTRHFGPDARVGSFAFFRAYGEEVGPMWRSFGAVLTQASERAASSSFDAAVVQGARDTFDGFAAWLTRDAGPLQDTAGTPPRSMKNTTTPVTDT, from the coding sequence TTGGACCTGTTGCGGCGACTGAAGACGGAGACGCGCTCCCATCACGAGCGCACGGAGGGCGCGGTGCGGCTGATGGACGCGCACCTGACGCCTGCGGACTACCAGCGCCAGCTGGAGTCCTTCCATGGCTTCTACCTGCCGGTGGAGGCGCTGCTCGCCGGGCCCCTGTCAGCCCTGGAGCCCGCGCTGAACCTGCCAGCGCGCTGGAAGACGCCGCTCCTGGAGCAGGACCTGCGGGCGCTGGGGCACGACGCGGGCTCGCTCGCGCGGCTGCCTCGCGCCTCCCCGCTGCCGTCCCTGCCGGGGCTGCCCGAGGCGCTGGGGTGCGCGTACGTGCTGGAGGGCTCCACGCTGGGGGGCCAGCTCATCCTGCGCCACCTGACGCGGCACTTCGGCCCGGACGCGCGCGTGGGGAGCTTCGCCTTCTTCCGGGCCTACGGTGAGGAGGTGGGGCCCATGTGGCGCTCCTTCGGCGCCGTCCTCACCCAGGCGTCCGAACGGGCGGCCTCCTCCTCCTTCGACGCGGCCGTCGTGCAGGGCGCCCGCGACACCTTCGATGGCTTCGCCGCCTGGTTGACGCGGGACGCGGGGCCGCTTCAGGACACCGCGGGGACGCCGCCGCGCAGCATGAAGAACACCACCACGCCCGTCACCGACACGTAG
- a CDS encoding DUF420 domain-containing protein — MSNAASGLSPSSSSASDRSFFIATGVVSAGALALLAWLLLIRRGGAGTAGVDLRFMPAVNATLNATAAALLLGGWVAIKRGARRVHQNLMVSAFIASSLFLVGYLAYHFVHGDTRYVGDFRGLYLTLLASHVLLSMPVLPMALVAFYFSWRQQFARHRKVTRWLAPIWLYVSVTGVVVFFMLRGGVPAVS, encoded by the coding sequence ATGTCCAACGCCGCTTCCGGGCTTTCCCCGTCGTCCTCCTCGGCCAGTGACCGCTCCTTCTTCATCGCCACGGGCGTGGTGTCCGCGGGGGCGCTGGCGCTCCTGGCGTGGCTGCTGCTCATCCGGCGTGGCGGCGCGGGGACGGCGGGCGTGGACCTGCGCTTCATGCCGGCGGTGAACGCGACCCTCAACGCGACGGCGGCGGCGTTGCTCCTGGGGGGCTGGGTGGCCATCAAGCGCGGCGCGCGGCGCGTGCACCAGAACCTGATGGTGAGCGCGTTCATCGCGTCCTCGCTGTTCCTGGTGGGCTACCTCGCGTACCACTTCGTGCACGGGGACACGCGCTACGTGGGCGACTTCCGGGGGCTGTACCTGACGCTGCTGGCCAGCCACGTGCTCCTGTCCATGCCAGTGCTGCCCATGGCGCTCGTGGCCTTCTACTTCTCCTGGCGGCAGCAGTTCGCCCGGCACCGCAAGGTGACGCGGTGGCTGGCGCCCATCTGGCTCTACGTGTCGGTGACGGGCGTGGTGGTGTTCTTCATGCTGCGCGGCGGCGTCCCCGCGGTGTCCTGA
- a CDS encoding DUF1585 domain-containing protein, whose translation MEEYKTFQAKGSVTADDVRKMMGDESFYARMREFHRALLRSNINSSVQANGDFRVSGTPLSFAGNNSNSLRGGQSQRCDGEIEQDNCKAKPQDAHQDNSTPPNCRDPQGVPLPVSYDYDPNYYQCRLLDVNSTAPELKFADCNALKADATYGKYVNFCDNRFLSSANKSVGYLCLPDPSKNTTNVLVPSPATGVITAWVHPTPETNPSLKRLDRCGFTMAQRSGINGTWVPQQGCVQREGYVNTAVQPYWSTTTDTVKVCAVEAQNRATNPYTGESCETARFNGDRTCGCGDKMRRCEIAEVHTARVTAFNEEPLFITDAVVRNDEPYFNILTTRRSFVNGTLSEFFRQRQGVGVFSIKSPADTATLPAVTYTSANQWSEYTRDTTHSGVLTTPAFLYRFPTQRARVNEFYEAFLCKHFAPAADASLPPPEDACNRENNLAKRCGCNYCHATIEPTGAHWGRFAERSALFLSPDQFPRLDVKCRDCAIAGDTNCGGECTQYVMQAFDGDGANSLGLLKTYLYRTADEEKNIEGGPQTLVQRMMETGDLERCTVKRIWNEFLGRAMTAEEQRLYLQTLSQDFAKNNHSLKGLIQQVVMSDAYRRID comes from the coding sequence ATGGAGGAGTACAAGACGTTCCAGGCGAAGGGCTCCGTCACCGCGGATGACGTCCGCAAGATGATGGGTGACGAGTCCTTCTACGCCCGGATGCGCGAGTTCCACCGCGCGCTGCTGCGCTCCAACATCAACTCCAGCGTGCAGGCCAACGGCGACTTCCGCGTCTCCGGGACGCCGCTGAGCTTCGCCGGCAACAACTCCAACAGCCTGCGCGGCGGCCAGAGCCAGCGCTGTGACGGGGAGATTGAACAGGACAACTGCAAGGCGAAGCCGCAGGACGCGCACCAGGACAACTCCACGCCGCCCAACTGCCGCGACCCGCAGGGCGTGCCGCTGCCGGTCAGCTACGACTACGACCCGAACTACTACCAGTGCCGGCTGCTGGACGTGAACTCCACGGCGCCGGAGCTGAAGTTCGCGGACTGCAACGCGCTGAAGGCCGACGCGACGTACGGCAAGTACGTGAACTTCTGCGACAACCGCTTCCTCTCCAGCGCCAACAAGTCCGTGGGCTACCTGTGCCTGCCGGACCCGAGCAAGAACACCACCAACGTGCTGGTGCCTTCGCCGGCCACGGGCGTCATCACCGCGTGGGTGCACCCGACGCCGGAGACGAACCCCAGCCTGAAGCGGTTGGACCGCTGCGGCTTCACCATGGCGCAGCGCAGCGGCATCAACGGCACGTGGGTGCCGCAGCAGGGCTGCGTGCAGCGCGAGGGCTACGTCAACACGGCGGTGCAGCCCTACTGGTCCACCACCACGGACACCGTGAAGGTGTGCGCCGTGGAGGCGCAGAACCGCGCGACGAACCCGTACACCGGCGAGTCCTGTGAGACGGCGCGCTTCAACGGCGACCGCACCTGCGGCTGCGGCGACAAGATGCGCCGCTGCGAAATCGCGGAGGTGCACACCGCGCGCGTCACCGCCTTCAACGAGGAGCCGCTCTTCATCACGGACGCCGTGGTGCGCAACGACGAGCCCTACTTCAACATCCTCACCACCCGCCGCTCCTTCGTGAACGGCACGCTGTCGGAGTTCTTCCGCCAGCGCCAGGGCGTGGGCGTCTTCAGCATCAAGTCCCCCGCGGACACCGCCACGCTGCCCGCCGTGACGTACACGAGCGCCAACCAGTGGAGCGAGTACACCCGCGACACCACCCACTCCGGCGTGCTCACCACCCCGGCGTTCCTCTACCGCTTCCCCACGCAGCGCGCCCGCGTGAACGAGTTCTACGAGGCCTTCCTCTGCAAGCACTTCGCCCCGGCCGCGGACGCGTCGCTGCCGCCCCCGGAGGACGCCTGCAACCGCGAGAACAACCTGGCCAAGCGCTGCGGCTGCAACTACTGCCACGCCACCATCGAGCCCACGGGCGCGCACTGGGGTCGCTTCGCGGAGCGCTCCGCGCTGTTCCTGTCGCCGGACCAGTTCCCCCGCCTGGACGTGAAGTGCCGCGACTGCGCCATCGCCGGTGACACCAACTGCGGCGGCGAGTGCACCCAGTACGTCATGCAGGCCTTCGACGGCGACGGCGCCAACTCGCTGGGCCTCTTGAAGACCTACCTCTACCGCACCGCGGACGAGGAGAAGAACATCGAGGGCGGTCCGCAGACGCTCGTGCAGCGGATGATGGAGACGGGCGACCTGGAGCGCTGCACCGTCAAGCGCATCTGGAACGAGTTCCTGGGCCGGGCGATGACCGCCGAGGAGCAGCGGCTGTACCTGCAGACGCTGTCGCAGGACTTCGCCAAGAACAACCACAGCCTCAAGGGCCTCATCCAGCAGGTGGTGATGTCCGACGCGTACCGGAGGATCGACTGA
- a CDS encoding DUF1501 domain-containing protein: MKKTPQDDLCCPERRTFLKAGAGFMGSLLLGGIPFKAVAQATNLAPPDRCFVFVYFNGGWDQLLAFDPRDPAVFTADRVSETRIMPGYSLLSTDSRFQQTPIIPKERPGAGPATMTFGPAVGALSDHYDLMTVVRGINMSTLTHEVGYRYFLTGKMPIGSAARGSSTATEIVGQMKPTVPIPSIAQGVESYNDRYGGYANALRVSGLADLVLTLDPPVAARQLDSEIEKSLIDLNGMPISCEEQALTARGVGTAYESSRTQMQTVMENKLSDSFRFNLAANQTVRDFYGLNNQAYPYNSAAGRAAMVATALKKGISQCVSINLAGGLDTHFGTQVTQASNQRAGFDALNLLVNDLRQTSHPGGGNFMDHTTILVFSEFARTPTINATGGRDHHLSNSCLMMGAGIKHNLVVGRSGDIGMSPGTVDLRTGANDPNGSNIFPEHIIATVLASAKLDYSITRVDPLRFILA; encoded by the coding sequence ATGAAGAAGACGCCCCAAGACGACCTCTGCTGCCCCGAGCGCCGCACCTTCCTCAAGGCTGGAGCCGGCTTCATGGGCTCCCTGCTGCTGGGAGGCATCCCCTTCAAGGCCGTGGCCCAGGCGACCAACCTGGCGCCGCCCGACCGCTGCTTCGTCTTCGTGTATTTCAACGGAGGGTGGGATCAGCTGCTCGCGTTCGACCCGCGCGACCCGGCGGTGTTCACCGCGGACCGCGTCAGCGAGACGCGCATCATGCCGGGCTACAGCCTGCTCTCCACCGACTCGCGCTTCCAGCAGACGCCCATCATCCCCAAGGAGCGTCCGGGCGCCGGCCCCGCGACGATGACCTTCGGGCCCGCGGTGGGCGCGCTGTCGGACCACTACGACCTGATGACGGTGGTGCGCGGCATCAACATGAGCACGCTCACCCACGAGGTGGGCTACCGCTACTTCCTCACCGGGAAGATGCCCATCGGCAGCGCGGCGCGCGGCTCCTCCACCGCGACGGAGATCGTGGGCCAGATGAAGCCCACGGTGCCCATCCCGTCCATCGCCCAGGGCGTGGAGTCCTACAACGACCGCTACGGCGGCTACGCCAACGCGCTGCGCGTGAGCGGCCTGGCGGACCTGGTCCTCACGCTGGACCCGCCCGTGGCGGCCCGGCAGCTGGACAGCGAAATCGAGAAGAGCCTCATCGACCTGAACGGCATGCCCATCAGCTGCGAGGAGCAGGCGCTCACCGCGCGGGGCGTGGGCACGGCCTACGAGAGCAGCCGCACCCAGATGCAGACGGTGATGGAGAACAAGCTGTCGGACTCGTTCCGCTTCAACCTGGCGGCCAACCAGACCGTGCGCGACTTCTACGGGCTCAACAACCAGGCCTACCCGTACAACAGCGCCGCGGGCCGCGCCGCCATGGTGGCCACCGCCCTGAAGAAGGGCATCAGCCAGTGCGTGTCCATCAACCTGGCCGGCGGCCTGGACACCCACTTCGGCACGCAGGTCACCCAGGCAAGCAACCAGCGGGCGGGATTCGACGCGCTGAACCTGTTGGTGAATGATCTCCGCCAGACGTCGCACCCTGGCGGCGGCAACTTCATGGACCACACCACCATCCTGGTGTTCAGCGAGTTCGCGCGCACGCCCACCATCAACGCCACGGGCGGCCGTGACCACCACCTGTCCAACAGCTGCCTGATGATGGGCGCGGGCATCAAGCACAACCTCGTGGTGGGCCGCAGCGGCGACATCGGCATGTCGCCGGGCACGGTGGACCTGCGCACGGGCGCCAACGACCCCAACGGCTCCAACATCTTCCCCGAGCACATCATCGCCACGGTGCTGGCCTCGGCGAAGCTGGACTACAGCATCACGCGGGTGGACCCGCTGCGGTTCATCCTTGCCTGA